The proteins below are encoded in one region of Zavarzinia compransoris:
- a CDS encoding branched-chain amino acid aminotransferase: MAGAPFDDRDGFIWLDGQLVPWRDARVHVLTHALHYASCVFEGERVYGGTVFKLTEHSERLEKSGKILGFDLPYDVQAIDDATRAVVEANGIVDGYVRPLAWRGSEMMGVAAQANKIHVAIACWLWPSYFSPEAKLKGLRLTIADWKRPAPDTAPTASKAAGLYMICTLSKHKAEAAGYDDALMFDYRGQVAEATGANIFFVKDGQLHTPKPDCFLDGITRRTVIDLARQHRIDVIERAIQPGELEGFEQAFLTGTAAEVTPLSEIGPYNFEVGTITKTLMTAYDDLVRGRVRE, translated from the coding sequence ATGGCAGGCGCGCCTTTCGACGATCGCGACGGTTTCATCTGGCTCGACGGGCAGTTGGTGCCTTGGCGCGATGCACGGGTCCATGTCCTGACCCATGCCCTGCATTATGCCTCCTGCGTGTTCGAGGGCGAGCGCGTCTATGGCGGCACGGTGTTCAAGCTGACCGAACATTCGGAACGGCTGGAAAAATCCGGCAAGATCCTCGGCTTCGACCTGCCCTATGACGTGCAGGCGATCGACGACGCCACCCGCGCGGTGGTGGAAGCCAACGGCATCGTCGACGGCTATGTCCGCCCGCTGGCCTGGCGCGGCTCGGAAATGATGGGCGTGGCGGCCCAGGCCAACAAGATCCATGTCGCCATCGCCTGCTGGCTGTGGCCGTCCTATTTCTCGCCGGAAGCGAAGCTGAAGGGCCTGCGCCTGACCATTGCCGACTGGAAGCGCCCGGCCCCGGACACGGCGCCGACGGCGTCCAAGGCGGCCGGCCTCTACATGATCTGCACCCTGTCGAAGCACAAGGCCGAGGCGGCTGGCTATGACGACGCCCTGATGTTCGACTACCGCGGCCAGGTCGCCGAGGCGACCGGCGCCAATATCTTCTTCGTCAAGGACGGCCAGCTTCACACCCCGAAGCCCGATTGCTTCCTCGACGGCATCACCCGCCGCACGGTGATCGACCTCGCCCGCCAGCACCGGATCGACGTCATCGAACGCGCCATCCAGCCGGGCGAATTGGAGGGCTTCGAGCAGGCCTTCCTGACCGGCACGGCCGCGGAAGTCACCCCCCTGTCCGAAATCGGCCCCTATAATTTCGAAGTCGGCACCATCACCAAGACCCTGATGACGGCTTATGACGATCTGGTGCGTGGCCGGGTGCGGGAGTAG
- the greA gene encoding transcription elongation factor GreA, which translates to MEKVPMTASGYEALEAELKRLKTVDRPAVIQAISAAREHGDLSENAEYHAAKEKQSFIETRVIELEDKISRAQVIDVSKLNGTVIKFGATITLVDADTDEEVVYQIVGVDEADVKAGRLSVSSPVARALIGKTVGDEIEVTVPGGHKSYEILKVKFA; encoded by the coding sequence ATGGAAAAAGTGCCCATGACGGCATCGGGGTACGAAGCCCTGGAAGCCGAATTGAAGCGGTTGAAGACGGTGGACCGGCCGGCGGTGATCCAGGCCATTTCCGCCGCGCGCGAGCATGGCGACCTGTCGGAAAACGCCGAGTACCATGCCGCCAAGGAAAAGCAGAGCTTCATCGAAACCCGCGTGATCGAGCTCGAGGACAAGATCTCCCGCGCCCAGGTGATCGACGTCTCGAAACTCAACGGCACCGTGATCAAGTTCGGCGCCACCATCACCCTGGTGGATGCGGATACGGACGAGGAAGTGGTCTATCAGATCGTCGGCGTCGACGAGGCGGACGTGAAGGCCGGCCGGCTTTCCGTCTCCTCCCCCGTCGCCCGCGCCCTGATCGGCAAGACGGTCGGCGACGAGATCGAGGTCACCGTCCCCGGCGGCCACAAATCCTATGAGATCCTGAAGGTCAAATTCGCCTGA